From Dendropsophus ebraccatus isolate aDenEbr1 chromosome 2, aDenEbr1.pat, whole genome shotgun sequence, a single genomic window includes:
- the CNDP2 gene encoding cytosolic non-specific dipeptidase, which yields MSVLPTLFEYIDNHQEVYIKRLAEWVAIQSVSAWPEKRGEIKKMMEVAAKEIERLGGSAELVDIGKQKLPDGSEIPLPPIILGKLGSDPGKKTVCVYGHLDVQPAALEDGWDSEPFVLEERDGKLYGRGSTDDKGPVLAWLNCIEAYQQTKQELPVNLKFCFEGMEESGSEGLDDLIFAKKDTFFKDVDYVCISDNYWLGKNKPCITYGLRGICYFFIEVECCDKDLHSGVYGGSVHEAMTDLIFLMGSLIDKKGKILIPGIYEAVEPVSNDEKAIYDAIDFDLQEFAKDVGASKLLHESKEQILMHRWRFPSLSLHGIEGAFSAGGAKTVIPRKVIGKFSIRLVPHMNPDDVKKQVEDYLTEQFKALNSPNKFKVTMGHGGKPWVSDFNHPHYLAGRKAMKSVFNVEPDLTREGGSIPVTLTFQEATGKNVMLLPVGAADDGAHSQNEKLNRYNYIQGVKLLGAYLYEVSKLD from the exons AGACTAGCAGAATGGGTTGCAATCCAAAGTGTATCAGCCTGgccagagaagagaggagaaatcaaGAAAATGATGGAAGTGGCTGCCAAGGAGATTGAGCGCCTGGGTGGCTCCGCAGAGCTGGTGGACATCGGAAAGCAAAAG CTCCCAGATGGCTCAGAAATCCCTCTCCCTCCCATTATTTTGGGCAAATTGGGATCAGATCCTGGTAAGAAGACAGTGTGCGTATACGGCCATCTGGATGTCCAGCCAGCGGCCCTGGAGGATGGATGGGACAGCGAGCCCTTTGTCCTGGAGGAAAGAGATG GTAAACTGTATGGGAGAGGTTCTACAGATGACAAAGGTCCTGTGCTTGCATGGTTAAATTGCATTGAGGCCTatcagcagacaaagcag GAACTTCCTGTGAACCTCAAGTTTTGCTTTGAAGGAATGGAGGAGTCTGGATCAGAAGGTTTAGATGATTTGATCTTTGCCAAGAAAGATACATTCTTCAAGGATGTGGACTATGTCTGCATTTCTGATAACTATTGGTTAGGGAAAAACAAGCCATGTATCACATATGGTCTACGTGGCATTTGCTACTTTTTCATTGAG GTTGAATGCTGTGACAAAGATCTTCACTCTGGGGTATATGGAGGTTCTGTTCATGAGGCAATGACTGATCTAATTTTCCTAATGG GCAGTTTAATAGACAAGAAGGGAAAAATTCTTATTCCTGGAATATATGAAGCTGTGGAGCCGGTCTCAAATGATGAGAAAGCAATTTATGACGCTATTGACTTTGATCTTCAGGAATTTGCTAAAGATGTTGGTGCTAGTAAACTCCTACATGAATCAAAG GAACAGATATTGATGCACAGGTGGAGGTTCCCATCTCTCTCACTTCATGGCATTGAGGGAGCTTTCTCGGCTGGTGGAGCCAAAACTGTTATTCCTAGGAAAGTCATTGGTAAATTCTCTATAAGACTGGTGCCCCACATGAATCCAGATGATGTGAAGAAACAG GTGGAGGACTACTTAACTGAGCAATTTAAAGCGTTGAATAGCCCTAACAAGTTTAAAGTTACAATGGGTCATGGTGGAAAACCTTGGGTCTCAGACTTCAACCACCCTCACTACCTAGCTGGAAGGAAAGCCATGAAATCTG TGTTTAATGTTGAACCTGACCTGACCAGAGAAGGTGGAAGCATTCCTGTGACACTTACCTTCCAAGAAGCAACTGGAAAGAATGTTATGTTGCTGCCTGTTGGTGCTGCGGATGATGGGGCACATTctcaaaatgaaaaactaaacag GTACAACTATATTCAAGGCGTCAAACTTCTGGGAGCGTACCTGTATGAAGTATCTAAGCTGGACTAA